TCCGAAGACGATCCCTATGCGGAACGAGGGGGGGATCAGTTTCCGAAAAATGCTCGTTTTGACTCCCTTGAGGAACTGAAGTTGATCCCAGGGTGGGATGACGAAATGCACAAGATATTCTCACCCTTTTTGACTGTTTATCCTATTCCTACAGATACCATTAAAGATAAGTGGCGAATCAATTTCAACACGGCTGATCGAGCCTTTTTGGGATGTTTACTGCCGAAAGCGAATCAGGAGTGTGCTGAAACTTCGGCGCGTTATGTGAACAAACGCGACGAGTTTGGTAGTGTTTCCGGGGCCCAGGCCCTGAAGTCGACCCTGAATCAGCAGTTTTGTACAAGTTCGACCGACGATGTCAAAAGATTTGGCTATCGTTCTGATGTCTATCGCATTAAAGTCACGGGTCAGGTGGAAGACCAAGCTCGCACCCTGGAGGTTGTTATGCAACGCGGTGTGCCAGATGAGTTTGACGAAAAGAAGGGCTTTCGGGGCGCTTATAAGTTTCTTTACTGGAAAATGCTATAATAGCGTAGAGTTCGTCAGGCTTTGCTTGGTGCTGCCAAGGGTCGAGATAAAACTTTAGGATCACTAGGTATATGAAGGGGATTGGTTCTCCATGCAAAAAGTAATTGGACTTGATATTGGTAGCTATTCGATCAAAGCAGTCGAAATTGTTAATACCTTTAAGTCTTACGAAATCACGAATTTTTACGAGACCGTGATCCCCAATCTTGAAGGGGTTCCGCTCGATGCCGTCGTTCCGGTGTGTATGGAGCAGCTTTTTAAAGAGCATCACCTCCAAGCAGACCGCATTATCACGGCTATGCCAGGGCAATTCATCTCGTCGAGGGTCTTGCCATTTAATTTCTCAGATCCGCGCAAGATTGAAGCGAGCATTGCTGTCGAGCTAGAAGACCACGTGCCATTTAACATGGATGATATGGTTCTGGATCACCAAATTCTGGGCGCTCACGGTGGTCAAACAATGGCTCTCGCGGTTATGACCAGAAAGGCGTTTCTTAAAAACTTTCTGGATCTTCTAAGCCGTATCAATATCGATCCTAAATTGATCGACGTAGATTCGCTAGCCTTCTACAATCTTAGCTCCAATCTCAATATGGAAGATGAGGAATGCTATGCTCTGGTTGATGTTGGCAACGAGAAGACGTCTGTCTGCATTATCCAAAACAACGTTCTAAAGATGTTCCGTTCTATCAACTTGGGTGGTCGCTACATCACTGACTTCCTGGCTCGTGATCTGGAAACCAACTTCCACGAGGCCCAACGAATCAAGCATCGGGTCAGCCGAGTGATGTACTCTGGTGATATGGGGGATCAGCTTGATGGCCACGAACGGATGGTTGCTGAACGAACGACACTTGCAGCCAATGCCATTGTCAAGGAGCTTGGACGAACATTCTACGCCTTTAAAACTTGGGATAAGCATCCTTTGTCGCGGATCATCGTTTCAGGGGGCACATCGAAACTACAGAACTTTGATAAGTTTTTATCGGAGCAACTCGAAGTGCCTGTGGAGCGATTTAACCTGGCGAACACCGATCTTATCGTCAATCCTGAGCTAGAGAGCGATCAGGAATCATTGCTGCAGAGTTTGGCCATTGGTCTGCGTGCTGTGACGAATATGAAGAAACACTCGCAGATTAACCTTCGCCGCGGTGAGTTTGCCTATGTGCAGAACTACGAGTCCATGCTTCGCGGAGCGACCATGGCCTTCAAGGTTTTGGTGGCCCTGTTCTGTGTTTTGATTGTTTCTTACGCTTTGAAGTACTACTTCTATCAGAGTCAGATCAACGAGATCACGGAACAGTATAAGAAAGAGTTTACCACTAAATTCCCAGATCAAAAGCGCCGTTTTAATAACAGCAAGACCACATTTGCCAAGCTCAGAAAAGACGCAGAGCGAAAGCTTAACGACAGCATCATGGAAAAGCAGCAAGCGATCTCTGAGTTCCGCTTGGCAAACAGCGAAAGTGGAGCGTTGCGAGTGCTACGTGATATCTCCAATGCCATCCCTAAAGATGTGAAGATTGATGTCACTAGTTTTGAATTTAAAACGGTTAGCCCCGGTAGCGGTAAACTCATCCTGAAAGCCGAGACGGATAATTTCTCCTCCCAGTCTTCGATTTTGGAAGCGCTTAATAAAGTGAATGTTCTGAGCAACGTTGAGGAAAAGCAATCTGGCCGAAAACCGGGGTCTACCGAAATAATAGAGTTTACCGTTCATGCAAACTATGAGGCGATCTAGTGAGCACTTTAAGTAATGTAAATGATCAAATCGTTTCAGGGGTGACTCGTGTCGTTGATTTGTTGAAACGTCGCCTCTTGGGCTCGAATAATGAGCGCCTAGACTTTATTATGGACAGTTTCTACAAGCTGTCCCCAACCCATCAAACCGCTGTGCTAGTTGGTGGTTTTGGTGGGGTTATCGTTCTTGTTTTCGGATTTTTTGCTTTCTACTTCGCTCAAGTAAGTTCTTTGGAACGCAGTTTGGATGATAGTTTTGATGCCTTGCAGGAAATGAGAGCCTTGAGTCAGAAGTACGATTATGAAGATAAGCGTTTCAAAGAGTTGGTTCAGATCATTAATCGAGGCGGCAGGGGCTTTAGACCCAAGCCGTTCTTTGAAAGTAAGGCGAACCAAGCGGGGATTGCGATCACAGACCTTCGCTCAAATGAGGAAGAGATCCCAGTAGAAAGTCCTTTGTCGGCTCAATTCAAGCATATCACTGTGGAATTTAAGTTGCCGAAGGTTTCTGTGCCGAGGCTACTTAAGTTTATGAGCGAGATCGAGAAGTCTGGCAAGAATATGAACATTCATAATTTAACTGTGCGCACGCGGTACGGAGATCGCTTGTATTTTGAAACTTCGGCCAAAGTCATCGGCTATAAGGTAGGGAGATAGGCCTAGTGACTGAGAAAAAGGGAAGACCCTTACTCTACATTTTCTTATTCGTTTTCAGCTTCGTATTCTTTCTCTACCTGACGTTTCCGTATGGAGTATTGAAGGAAGCGATCGTCGTCGAGATTTCCAAGGCAACAGGCTACTCGATCCGTGTTAAGGAGTTTGGTCCCTCTTTGCCTCTGGGCTTTGAGTGTGAAGGTGTTCAGGTGACCTCTCGGGATGGAACCCAGAGAATAGAAATCGAAGAGGTGGATGTTTCCTTGAGTGTGTTTGCGTTGCTGATTGGCCGTGTATCCGTGGATGCCGACTTGGTGAGCAAGGGAGGCGGGGAAATGAGTATCGGCAGCAGCTGGGGAATATTGCAGTTAGCTGTCGATCAGAACTTCATTCCCAACTATGTGGAGCTTGAGGCAGACGAATTTGATATTGGTTCACTCGCTAGCTTCGGTATACAAAGCTACGCAAAGTCAGCGAATGATATGATCAAGGGTACCCTGAACAAGCTTCGTATTGATGGTAACCTTGAAGGCACCGTCGAGTTGGATCTGGCAGTTGACGACCCCACCGCTTCTTCAGGAACAGTCGATTTGCGTATCAACAAGGGAATGCTCGATCTTAATGATGAGAATTTAGGAGTTGCCAAACAAAAGTTTAAAAAGGCTGTTGTACAAGCTAGTTTGGAAAAGGGTGCACTGCGAATCAATAAAAAATCGGGGTTTCATACTCAGGAACTCACTGTCGATCTGAATGGCAACACAACATTTAGGAATCCGCTGCCTAACTCTAGGCTAAATGTTGGCGTTGATGTGAAGCTCGATGGAAAACTGAAGGAAAACTTTGACTTCTTCTTAAATATGGCAGGTGGCAAAAACGGAACAGTTACCTATAAGCTTTCCGGCACTCTAGGGCGACCAAGCTTCAGAACCCAGTAATTCTATCAGAATACTTGAGCACATTGACATAGAAAAGGCCTATCTTTTACAATGAAGATAGGCCTTTTTGTTTGGGTTGATTTGGTGGAACAGATTCTTCAACAGATTGAGAAGACTCTTCGCGTTTATCTTCATCGCGGGGAGAAAGCCATCGAAGCCTTTCAAAAGGGAGAGCTTGATGAGGCTATCGAACACCTGACTTGGCGCAAGGCCGCCTATCATAACCTATTGGTGCTCGATGACCAGGCCGTTCGGTCTCAGCCCGGCTATTTCAGTGGTGATGTATTTTCTAGCCTGTGGCATTTGATTCGCGAGTCGAGCCAAACCCTTGAAAGCTTAGTGAGTGTCCACTGTGAATCCTTGGGACAGCAGCTTTCAAAGCTTCAAAATCAACGAACCAAAATAAATAAGTTCAAGTCGATTCATGATAGAACTCAAAGATTTCAAAGGGAAGTCTAGGGCGAATAAAAGGGGAATCAGTGATGGTGGATCAGGACAAGAGTAAACTGGCATTGGTCATCGGATGCCTGCCCAGTGTCGAAGAAATCGATCAATTCCGGCTGATGACTCGGGATTATGATATCCAAATCATAACATCTGAGTCGATTGCAGCTTACATTACACAAAACAGCTACTTTCAAGACCTTACCTGCATTGTACTGAAGGACCATGATGAAAATCCTACCTTCATCCCAGGCTTGGAAAAAGTTTTGAGCAACTACGATGTGGTTGTCGTGAAGGAGCGCATTGGCTTGTATGCTTACCAAGTTCTCAAGGCTAAGTGGCGCTACCAGTTTAGAATGCTTGTGTGGGTTGATAACCTCGTTCCATTTCCAGCTCATGATATTGATCAGATGCGCACCATTCGAATGGAAGTTTCCAACGCTGCCGATGGTTTTATCATTCAAACCAAAGCGGCTCGGATCGCTTTAGAGTTGGAAGGAGTCGAGGATTCCAGGATCTATGAAATGAGTCCTTGGCTGGATAAGATTGTTACAAGAAGCCCTAAGTCACGGGCTGAGGCGCGGGACAAGCTTGGTTTTGCAGAAAGCGATACCATTATAGCCTGCCTAGGTCCTGTTGAGTGGGAAGAGGGGCTCCACGATTTGATGGCCGCAGCACGATTGATGGTAAAAAATCGTCCTGGTATGAAAGACAAGATTAAAATCGCAGTCTGTGGAATCGGATCATTCGCCCATGATCTCAAAGATGCATCGATTAACTTTAATACTGACTACTGCGTTGCATACTATGCTCCAAGCCGTGAGTCGATCAAAGCAATCTACGAAGCAGCTGATGCCATTTACATGTGTAACCTAGCATCCAGGGATAGAATCGATGGCGATCCTTATAGAATCCTGGCGGCTATGACTCATAAAATTCCACTGATCGCTGCTCGCAGCCCGATCGTTGAGAGTCTAGTGGGTAAGCATCGCTTAGACTTTTGTCCTGGCTCACCCATGAGTATCATGAAAGCCTTGATAAAGCTTAAAGATGCTCCTCAGTTGGTAAACGACATTGTGGAGAAGAATCGTCGCGCTGTTGACAACCAATATAGTGAAGATAAAGTTCGCATGAATATGAAAGCAATATTCAGTGACTTTATCACTACAGAGATCAAGGTTGATACCTCAAGCTTGGATCATCAGGTCCTGGAAGTTGAGGCGAAGATCAAGAGCAAGCAGTATGTGGATGCAATTGACCTCATCGAAGCAATATTCAAAACGAAGAATATTCCGGTCCATCACAAGGCCAACCTTTATCGCTTGGTCGGAGACTGCTTTGTGAAGCTCGGTGATTTTGAAAGTTCAAAAAACTCCTATATTGCGGCTGCCGAGCTAGATCCTTATTCGGCCAAGATTTATATCGGGCTCGGTACCATCGGACTTATGAAAAATAGCTATGATATTGCTGTGCTTCACTTTCAAAAGGCTATCAGCCTAGCTCCCGATGACGAGATGGCGAATCTAGGCCTTGGCCTCGCCTTCCAAGGGATGGAAGAGCGAAAAGAAGCGATGCGTTGGATTTCCAAGAGTTTAGAGATTAATTCAGAAAATACCGCTGCGCTTTTCTCCTTGGTAAAGCTTGCCAACGAAACAGAGGACTTCGCTGATGCAGAACGTTTGCTAACACGGTATCTAAAGCGTCACCCCAACGACTACAACTTTATCTATACTCTAGGTGGCGTGATCTTCAAGCAAGGCCGCTATGAAGAAGTAATTCAGCTCATGAAGAAGATTGTTGATATTGATCCAAGAGATCAAAAGGCTGCATCTTTGCTAAAGCAAGCTGAAACTGAGATGGAGCAAGCAAAAGTTCCCTCCAATGGCTAGATGGGAGTTCAGCGATGTTGAAGACTGTGTATCTCAATCAGAAAAAGGTTCCGGTGCCGATTCCAATCAAGACCCTTTATGAGGCCATAATTTGGATCGAGAAGCACCTTCTTCGCGATACCCAGTCGATCACGCGAATCGAGCTTGACGGTAATCTCATTGACTTTCTCGATGAACCAGAGTCTAAATTGTGCGCTATCAAGCTCAGCAAAAGTAGTCGACTTGATATTCAAATCGATTCGGTCCAAGAAATCTCGATCCAAACCATTGATGCTGTTAGAAACCTGTGTGTCGTAATGGAACGTAGCCTTAAGCCTTTGGCTGTTAAGTGTTGGCAGTCAGAGGGTGACAAGGAAAAGCCAACTGGTGTAAGCACTGTAGAGGAAGATCTAGACCTTATCTTGGATCTGATATCTCACGTGGAAATCCTAGTCAGAGAGCGAGTTTCAATACGGAACATACAATTGATCAATACCCAGCTTCAGCATGAATTTGAGATGTTTCGACGCTCGGTGGAGCAACAAAGCTGGAAGGTCGTTGCAAAAGTTCTTCTGCAAAAGATTGAGCCCTCTCTTGGTGAGTTAAACCACGAGCTATCGATGTTACAGAACTCGATTTTTGAAAATTTTGCGGAACATAAGGGCCATCAAACTAAACTAGGTTGAAAAATCCTGAAGTAGACTCTCGACTCTATTGCATCTCATCAGAACTTGAAAAGAGCAAATTTCTAGCTATTCTTAATAATCTCAATTTCCAGATCTAAAGCATCGGCAAAGGCATCCAGTTCAGCAGCAAGCTTGCTCTTGAACATAGGCTTATGACCTGTCTTTTTTGGCGATTCATCTGATTGTATTAGACGTAGATGGGGGCGTCCTGACCCTGGCTGTTGATCGGCATTCCTTGCCATATCTAAATCCTCCTACACTAGACTTTACAAGATCATTATCGTAACGCCAGCACGGGACTTAAGGGAGTTTCATGGGAAAACCTGGGAAATGATTGCCTAGGAGTCTTCCGAGGCGGCGGAGAGGTCTTCACAAATGCAGGTTAGATAGTAGTGATTCCCTGGTGATTGCCGGTGTCCCCAAAAAAACAGGCGAGTCCACTTTGGCTCCAGGCAAGCGATATCGCTTTGAAATATGGTTTCGGGCTCAGGAACGGCTTCCCTGTAGGGTTCACAGCTCCAACTACAGCTATTGCATTGCTGTGCGAGAAAATGTGGCCGGATCACGCTGCATTTCCGGGGGTAAACCTCTTTTGCCGCCTCGTTTAGATAAAGAATCCGACCATCGATTGATGTCTTAAAGATGGGGATAGGCAGGAAGTTTAGCTCTTGAGGGCGTCCCCGTCGCAAAGCATCATC
This sequence is a window from Pseudobacteriovorax antillogorgiicola. Protein-coding genes within it:
- the pilM gene encoding pilus assembly protein PilM — its product is MQKVIGLDIGSYSIKAVEIVNTFKSYEITNFYETVIPNLEGVPLDAVVPVCMEQLFKEHHLQADRIITAMPGQFISSRVLPFNFSDPRKIEASIAVELEDHVPFNMDDMVLDHQILGAHGGQTMALAVMTRKAFLKNFLDLLSRINIDPKLIDVDSLAFYNLSSNLNMEDEECYALVDVGNEKTSVCIIQNNVLKMFRSINLGGRYITDFLARDLETNFHEAQRIKHRVSRVMYSGDMGDQLDGHERMVAERTTLAANAIVKELGRTFYAFKTWDKHPLSRIIVSGGTSKLQNFDKFLSEQLEVPVERFNLANTDLIVNPELESDQESLLQSLAIGLRAVTNMKKHSQINLRRGEFAYVQNYESMLRGATMAFKVLVALFCVLIVSYALKYYFYQSQINEITEQYKKEFTTKFPDQKRRFNNSKTTFAKLRKDAERKLNDSIMEKQQAISEFRLANSESGALRVLRDISNAIPKDVKIDVTSFEFKTVSPGSGKLILKAETDNFSSQSSILEALNKVNVLSNVEEKQSGRKPGSTEIIEFTVHANYEAI
- the gspN gene encoding type II secretion system protein GspN, giving the protein MTEKKGRPLLYIFLFVFSFVFFLYLTFPYGVLKEAIVVEISKATGYSIRVKEFGPSLPLGFECEGVQVTSRDGTQRIEIEEVDVSLSVFALLIGRVSVDADLVSKGGGEMSIGSSWGILQLAVDQNFIPNYVELEADEFDIGSLASFGIQSYAKSANDMIKGTLNKLRIDGNLEGTVELDLAVDDPTASSGTVDLRINKGMLDLNDENLGVAKQKFKKAVVQASLEKGALRINKKSGFHTQELTVDLNGNTTFRNPLPNSRLNVGVDVKLDGKLKENFDFFLNMAGGKNGTVTYKLSGTLGRPSFRTQ
- a CDS encoding tetratricopeptide repeat protein, with the protein product MVDQDKSKLALVIGCLPSVEEIDQFRLMTRDYDIQIITSESIAAYITQNSYFQDLTCIVLKDHDENPTFIPGLEKVLSNYDVVVVKERIGLYAYQVLKAKWRYQFRMLVWVDNLVPFPAHDIDQMRTIRMEVSNAADGFIIQTKAARIALELEGVEDSRIYEMSPWLDKIVTRSPKSRAEARDKLGFAESDTIIACLGPVEWEEGLHDLMAAARLMVKNRPGMKDKIKIAVCGIGSFAHDLKDASINFNTDYCVAYYAPSRESIKAIYEAADAIYMCNLASRDRIDGDPYRILAAMTHKIPLIAARSPIVESLVGKHRLDFCPGSPMSIMKALIKLKDAPQLVNDIVEKNRRAVDNQYSEDKVRMNMKAIFSDFITTEIKVDTSSLDHQVLEVEAKIKSKQYVDAIDLIEAIFKTKNIPVHHKANLYRLVGDCFVKLGDFESSKNSYIAAAELDPYSAKIYIGLGTIGLMKNSYDIAVLHFQKAISLAPDDEMANLGLGLAFQGMEERKEAMRWISKSLEINSENTAALFSLVKLANETEDFADAERLLTRYLKRHPNDYNFIYTLGGVIFKQGRYEEVIQLMKKIVDIDPRDQKAASLLKQAETEMEQAKVPSNG
- a CDS encoding helix-turn-helix domain-containing protein, with the translated sequence MDQISTLIRFLRHTRNLTQEALSETVGIDYRHYQRIESGNVSIRLETIDRIVTGLNMSLSEFFKVHDHIEHVKEIPPPSHEVALTLLALFLRAQNKNLPKQLYDHVLAYDDALRRGRPQELNFLPIPIFKTSIDGRILYLNEAAKEVYPRKCSVIRPHFLAQQCNSCSWSCEPYREAVPEPETIFQSDIACLEPKWTRLFFWGHRQSPGNHYYLTCICEDLSAASEDS